One genomic segment of Amycolatopsis sp. Hca4 includes these proteins:
- a CDS encoding zinc-binding alcohol dehydrogenase family protein, translated as MRAWRVVRPGPMATGPLEAVRAPVPRPAAGELLVRVLVCGVCRTDLHVAEDDLPVHRPGVTPGHEVVGEVVALGADVTGFAAGDRVGIAWLRATCGHCRYCRSGRENLCPESRYTGWDADGGYAEYAVVTAAYALPLPGGYRDDELAPLLCAGLIGYRALLRAELPEGGRLGIYGFGGSAHLTAQVALARGAEVHVLTRSAAARELALALGAASAGDAAAPPPEPLDSAILFAPVGDLVRPALAALDRGGTLAIAGIHLSDVPPLNYQRHLFQERQIRSVTANTRADAREFLDFAGRHHLAVSTVPYALDAADRALTDLAGDRVTGAAVLRV; from the coding sequence ATGCGCGCCTGGCGCGTCGTGCGACCGGGCCCGATGGCGACCGGGCCGCTGGAGGCGGTGCGGGCGCCGGTGCCGCGGCCCGCCGCCGGCGAGCTGCTGGTGCGGGTGCTCGTGTGCGGGGTGTGCCGGACGGACCTGCACGTCGCCGAGGACGACCTGCCGGTGCACCGGCCGGGGGTGACGCCGGGGCACGAGGTGGTCGGCGAGGTCGTGGCGCTCGGCGCGGACGTCACGGGCTTCGCGGCCGGGGACCGGGTGGGGATCGCGTGGCTGCGCGCGACCTGCGGGCACTGCCGCTACTGCCGGAGCGGCCGGGAGAACCTGTGCCCGGAGTCGCGGTACACCGGCTGGGACGCCGACGGCGGGTACGCGGAGTACGCGGTCGTCACGGCGGCGTACGCGCTGCCGCTGCCCGGCGGCTACCGCGACGACGAACTCGCCCCGCTGCTGTGCGCCGGGCTGATCGGCTACCGCGCGCTCCTGCGGGCGGAGCTGCCCGAAGGCGGCCGCCTCGGCATCTACGGCTTCGGCGGCAGTGCGCACCTGACCGCCCAGGTCGCGCTGGCGCGGGGCGCCGAGGTGCACGTGCTGACCCGCAGCGCGGCGGCCCGCGAGCTGGCGCTGGCCCTCGGTGCGGCGTCGGCGGGCGACGCAGCCGCGCCGCCTCCCGAGCCGCTGGACTCGGCGATCCTCTTCGCGCCGGTCGGCGACCTGGTCCGGCCGGCGCTGGCCGCGCTCGACCGCGGCGGGACGCTGGCCATCGCGGGCATCCACCTGTCCGACGTGCCGCCGCTGAACTACCAGCGGCACCTGTTCCAGGAGCGGCAGATCCGCAGCGTCACGGCGAACACCCGGGCGGACGCGCGGGAGTTCCTGGACTTCGCGGGGCGTCACCACCTGGCGGTCAGCACGGTGCCGTACGCGCTGGACGCGGCGGACCGGGCGTTGACCGACCTGGCCGGGGACCGGGTGACCGGGGCGGCGGTGCTCCGCGTCTGA
- a CDS encoding NAD(P)H-binding protein produces MNIEKGYAMIVITGGTGQLGSRIVGRLLERVPAAEVGVSVRDPSRAAELSARGVRVRRGDFADPSSLAEAFEGAAQVLVVSTDSAGEEAVAHHVAAIEAARAAGAKRVLYTSHQAAAADSRFAPMVDHAATERRLADGPFTALRNGFYASTVPLLLGAALETGELTAPADGPVSWTAHADLAEAAAIILADEGRFDGPTPPLTAPVTLDLAEIAAVLTELAGRPVRRVVVSDDAWAAGLVEHGVPAARAELLLGMFRAARRGEFAVAGPELEHLLGRPATPVREVLAEALGR; encoded by the coding sequence GTGAACATCGAGAAGGGGTACGCCATGATCGTCATCACCGGGGGAACCGGGCAGCTCGGGTCGCGGATCGTCGGCCGGCTGCTCGAGCGGGTCCCGGCGGCCGAGGTCGGGGTCAGCGTCCGGGACCCGAGCCGGGCCGCGGAGCTTTCCGCGCGCGGGGTCCGCGTCCGGCGCGGCGACTTCGCCGACCCGTCATCGCTCGCCGAGGCGTTCGAGGGGGCGGCGCAGGTCCTCGTCGTCTCGACGGACTCGGCGGGCGAAGAGGCCGTGGCGCACCACGTCGCGGCGATCGAGGCCGCGCGGGCAGCGGGGGCGAAGCGCGTCCTGTACACCAGCCACCAGGCCGCGGCTGCCGACTCGCGGTTCGCGCCGATGGTGGACCACGCCGCCACGGAACGCCGGCTCGCGGACGGGCCGTTCACCGCGCTCCGCAACGGGTTCTACGCGAGCACGGTGCCGCTGCTGCTGGGCGCGGCGCTGGAGACGGGCGAGCTGACCGCCCCGGCCGACGGCCCGGTGTCCTGGACGGCCCACGCCGACCTCGCCGAGGCGGCGGCGATCATCCTCGCCGACGAGGGCCGCTTCGACGGGCCGACGCCCCCGCTGACCGCCCCGGTGACCCTCGACCTGGCGGAGATCGCGGCCGTGCTGACCGAACTCGCGGGCCGTCCGGTCCGGCGGGTGGTGGTGTCCGACGACGCCTGGGCGGCGGGCCTGGTCGAGCACGGCGTCCCGGCGGCGCGGGCGGAGCTGCTGCTGGGGATGTTCCGCGCGGCCCGGCGGGGCGAGTTCGCGGTGGCCGGGCCGGAGCTGGAGCACCTGCTCGGCCGCCCGGCGACGCCGGTGCGTGAGGTGCTGGCGGAGGCGCTCGGCCGGTAA
- a CDS encoding TetR/AcrR family transcriptional regulator, producing the protein MNVKADRASATRESILVTAERLFAEHGVHAVSNRHISEAAGQGNNAAVNYHFGTKADLVRAIARKHFTRIDRLREELVEAIEGDGELRDWVACLVRPSTSYLNELGAPTWFARFSAQVMTDPALRAIIAEESLSSPALGRVVEGLNRCLEGLPPEVRAERGDMARQLMIHMTAERERALSEGTATPRASWNDAGTGLIDAITGILLAPVTPPS; encoded by the coding sequence ATGAACGTCAAGGCGGATCGCGCGAGTGCCACGCGCGAGAGCATCCTGGTGACGGCCGAGCGGTTGTTCGCCGAGCACGGCGTGCACGCGGTGTCCAACCGGCACATCAGCGAGGCGGCGGGCCAGGGCAACAACGCGGCGGTCAACTACCACTTCGGCACCAAGGCGGACCTGGTCCGCGCGATCGCCCGCAAGCACTTCACCCGGATAGACCGCCTGCGCGAGGAACTGGTCGAAGCCATCGAGGGCGACGGCGAGCTGCGTGACTGGGTGGCCTGCCTGGTCCGCCCGTCGACGAGCTACCTGAACGAGCTGGGCGCGCCGACGTGGTTCGCGCGGTTCAGCGCCCAGGTGATGACGGACCCGGCGCTGCGGGCGATCATCGCGGAGGAGTCCCTGTCGTCGCCGGCCCTGGGGCGCGTGGTGGAAGGGCTGAACCGCTGCCTGGAGGGCCTCCCACCGGAGGTCCGCGCCGAGCGCGGCGACATGGCCCGGCAGCTGATGATCCACATGACGGCGGAGCGGGAACGCGCACTGTCCGAGGGGACCGCGACGCCCCGGGCGAGCTGGAACGACGCGGGGACGGGGTTGATCGACGCGATCACCGGGATTTTGCTGGCCCCGGTGACCCCGCCGTCCTGA
- a CDS encoding pentapeptide repeat-containing protein, producing the protein MSRSRESSSAGIVFRSERPTRVSPRSLLLHVALLLLLATVVAVGFGALLWLGLGRPDALTAGERLEALKVVLAVVAGIGAVVALTVAYRKQRDAELAEYREDAKAYADRFGKAADQLGNAEHVVRTGGVYALAELADEWIEGRQTCIDLLCAYLRMPYVADTASADYSHGNREVRRTIIRVIRNHLRDGWSAVSWRGYRFSFEGAVFDCGDFSKAHFRGGNVTFHRARFVAGHVEFNDVVFEGTPVWFSKAEFAGAHVDFRRSVFEGTVASFENAVFSAGRVEFDGVRFASGEVSFDNAVHEGSVATFDGVAHTGGTVEWGPFPHLPASTSTPPA; encoded by the coding sequence ATGAGCCGATCGCGCGAATCGTCGTCAGCAGGCATCGTTTTCCGCAGCGAGAGACCTACCCGCGTCTCTCCCCGATCGTTGCTTTTGCACGTCGCGCTCCTCTTGCTCCTCGCCACCGTCGTCGCCGTCGGGTTCGGCGCGCTGCTGTGGCTCGGGCTCGGCCGTCCGGATGCGCTGACCGCCGGTGAACGGCTGGAAGCTCTGAAGGTCGTTCTCGCCGTGGTGGCCGGAATCGGTGCAGTCGTCGCATTGACTGTCGCCTACCGCAAGCAACGCGACGCGGAGCTCGCTGAGTACCGTGAGGACGCGAAGGCCTATGCGGACCGGTTCGGCAAGGCGGCCGACCAGCTGGGCAATGCGGAACACGTTGTGCGAACCGGAGGCGTCTACGCGCTCGCGGAGCTGGCGGACGAGTGGATCGAAGGCAGGCAGACGTGCATCGATCTCCTCTGCGCCTACCTGCGCATGCCCTACGTCGCCGACACTGCTTCCGCCGACTACTCCCACGGCAACCGCGAAGTCCGTCGCACCATCATCCGCGTGATTCGCAACCACCTCCGTGACGGCTGGAGTGCGGTGTCGTGGCGAGGCTACCGATTCAGCTTCGAAGGCGCGGTGTTCGACTGCGGGGACTTCTCGAAGGCGCATTTCCGAGGCGGGAACGTCACGTTCCACAGGGCGCGGTTCGTGGCGGGACACGTCGAGTTCAACGACGTCGTGTTCGAGGGTACCCCGGTCTGGTTCAGCAAGGCCGAGTTCGCGGGCGCGCACGTCGATTTCCGCCGATCGGTCTTCGAGGGCACCGTGGCTTCGTTCGAAAACGCCGTGTTTTCGGCAGGGCGAGTCGAGTTCGATGGAGTACGTTTCGCCTCTGGAGAAGTCAGCTTCGACAATGCCGTGCACGAGGGATCCGTCGCCACCTTCGACGGGGTCGCGCATACCGGCGGAACCGTCGAGTGGGGTCCGTTCCCGCACCTTCCCGCCTCGACCTCGACGCCCCCTGCTTGA
- a CDS encoding amidohydrolase family protein, which yields MRTLLRGGRVIDPGSGFDGVADVLLSDAGAGVEAVGTGLTADATEVDVSGLVVGPGFVDLHSHVHSVAGQRLQAMDGVTTALDLEAGLMPVDRAYAEAAAAGRPLHYGFSASWGAARAQVLAGIAPDANIDSGLAVLGNPAWQRSSSATELAAWLSLLDKELGDGALGIGVLMGYAPQTAPGEFLAVAQLAAKAGVPTYTHVRELVEVDPAIPVDGSAEIAAAAGETGAAMHHCHVNSTSGHHLDRVLATLDDARRAGSRVTVEAYPYGAGSTAVGAAFIEPDRLRLKGLRPSSVVILDTGERVRDEARLRQLRRDDPGAPCLLEFLDEDNPRERALLHRALAFPDAVVASDAMPVSWPGGRSESTEWPLPPGGRTHPRTAGTFAKTLRLMVRETGVWSWLEAFRRCSYLPARLLDDVAPAARRKGHLGTGADADVVVLDPRGITDTATYADPTRPSHGVRHLYVAGVPVVADGVLDPGALPGKPLRGEPK from the coding sequence GTGCGGACACTCTTGCGGGGCGGCCGGGTCATCGATCCGGGAAGCGGGTTCGACGGCGTCGCCGACGTGCTGCTCTCCGATGCCGGAGCCGGGGTCGAGGCCGTCGGCACCGGGCTGACGGCGGATGCCACCGAGGTCGATGTCTCCGGGCTCGTCGTCGGGCCCGGGTTCGTCGATCTGCACAGTCACGTGCACTCCGTCGCCGGGCAGCGGCTGCAGGCCATGGATGGTGTCACCACCGCCCTCGATCTCGAAGCCGGCCTGATGCCCGTCGACCGGGCCTATGCCGAGGCCGCTGCGGCCGGGCGGCCCCTGCACTACGGCTTCTCCGCCTCCTGGGGTGCCGCCCGGGCTCAGGTGCTCGCCGGGATCGCACCCGATGCGAACATCGACAGCGGCCTGGCCGTCCTGGGCAACCCCGCCTGGCAACGGTCTTCCTCGGCCACCGAGCTCGCCGCCTGGCTGTCCCTTTTGGACAAAGAACTCGGCGACGGCGCGCTCGGGATCGGCGTTCTCATGGGCTACGCGCCCCAGACCGCGCCGGGGGAGTTCCTCGCCGTCGCCCAGCTCGCCGCGAAGGCCGGGGTGCCGACCTACACCCACGTGCGCGAGCTCGTCGAGGTCGATCCCGCCATCCCGGTCGACGGCTCGGCGGAAATCGCCGCCGCCGCGGGGGAGACCGGGGCCGCGATGCACCACTGCCACGTCAACAGCACCTCCGGGCACCACCTCGACCGCGTCCTCGCCACCCTCGACGACGCCCGCCGCGCGGGTTCCCGCGTCACCGTCGAGGCCTACCCCTACGGCGCGGGCAGCACGGCCGTCGGGGCCGCCTTCATCGAGCCGGACCGCTTGCGGCTCAAGGGACTCCGACCGTCCAGTGTGGTCATCCTCGACACCGGCGAACGCGTCCGCGACGAAGCCCGCCTCCGGCAGCTGCGGCGGGACGACCCGGGTGCGCCGTGCCTGTTGGAGTTCCTCGACGAGGACAACCCCCGCGAACGCGCGCTGCTGCACCGGGCCCTGGCCTTCCCCGACGCCGTCGTCGCCAGCGACGCGATGCCCGTGTCCTGGCCCGGCGGCCGCTCCGAAAGCACCGAGTGGCCGCTGCCGCCCGGCGGCCGGACGCACCCGCGCACCGCGGGCACCTTCGCCAAGACCCTGCGCCTGATGGTCCGCGAAACCGGCGTCTGGAGCTGGCTCGAGGCGTTCCGGCGCTGCTCCTACCTGCCCGCCCGGCTCCTCGACGACGTCGCGCCCGCCGCCCGCCGCAAGGGCCACCTCGGCACCGGAGCGGACGCCGACGTCGTCGTCCTCGACCCCCGCGGCATCACCGACACCGCCACCTACGCCGACCCCACCCGGCCCTCCCACGGTGTCCGGCACCTCTACGTCGCCGGGGTTCCGGTGGTGGCCGACGGAGTCCTCGACCCGGGAGCGCTGCCCGGCAAGCCGCTGCGGGGTGAGCCGAAGTGA
- a CDS encoding M20 family metallopeptidase — protein sequence MSDLIADIETLVRCESPSADHEAVARSAGTVAGIGGRLLGVEPERIVTDGCTHLRWRFGRGEPRVLLLGHHDTVWPLGSLRTHPCEVRDGILRGPGCFDMKAGVVMALHAAAALPDRDGLSILVTGDEEIGSPSSRTLIEEEAKSCDAVFVLEASADGGALKTRRKGVSLYRVEVEGRAAHAGLEPEKGVNAGIEVAHQILALAALADAERGTTVVPTALTAGTTTNTVPAKASVAVDVRVWDAAEQERVDRAIRSLAPVHEQARIHIAGGINRAPLDARASGELFALANELAAGTLTEAAVGGASDGNFTAGLGIPTLDGLGAVGGGAHADDEHVVVAELPRRTALLAALTETLLARGSSSAPTNVPGESGAGQR from the coding sequence GTGAGCGACCTGATCGCCGACATCGAGACGCTCGTCCGCTGCGAATCGCCTTCGGCCGACCACGAAGCCGTCGCCCGCAGCGCCGGAACCGTCGCCGGGATCGGCGGCCGCCTCCTCGGCGTCGAGCCCGAACGGATCGTCACCGACGGCTGCACCCACCTGCGCTGGCGGTTCGGCCGCGGCGAGCCGCGCGTCCTGCTGCTCGGGCACCACGACACCGTGTGGCCGCTGGGTTCCCTGCGCACGCACCCCTGCGAAGTCCGCGACGGGATCCTGCGCGGACCCGGCTGCTTCGACATGAAGGCGGGGGTCGTGATGGCCCTGCACGCCGCCGCCGCGCTGCCCGACCGCGACGGCCTCTCGATCCTCGTCACCGGCGACGAAGAAATCGGCTCGCCGTCGTCCCGCACGTTGATCGAAGAGGAAGCCAAGAGCTGCGACGCGGTCTTCGTGCTCGAAGCCTCGGCCGACGGCGGGGCACTGAAGACGCGCCGCAAAGGCGTGTCCCTCTACCGCGTCGAGGTCGAGGGCCGCGCCGCGCACGCCGGGCTCGAACCGGAAAAGGGCGTCAACGCGGGGATCGAGGTCGCCCACCAGATCCTCGCCCTCGCCGCGCTCGCCGACGCGGAGCGGGGCACCACCGTCGTGCCGACCGCCCTGACGGCCGGGACCACGACGAACACCGTGCCCGCCAAGGCGAGCGTCGCCGTCGACGTGCGGGTGTGGGACGCGGCCGAACAGGAGCGCGTCGACCGCGCCATCCGCAGCCTCGCCCCGGTGCACGAACAGGCCCGGATCCACATCGCCGGCGGCATCAACCGGGCACCGCTGGACGCGCGGGCGTCGGGCGAGCTGTTCGCACTGGCGAACGAACTCGCGGCCGGGACACTCACCGAGGCCGCGGTCGGCGGCGCCTCGGACGGCAACTTCACCGCGGGACTGGGCATTCCGACGCTCGACGGCCTCGGCGCGGTCGGCGGGGGAGCGCACGCCGACGACGAGCACGTCGTCGTCGCCGAGCTGCCCCGGCGGACCGCGCTGCTCGCCGCGCTCACCGAAACCTTGCTGGCGCGGGGAAGTTCGTCCGCCCCGACGAACGTCCCCGGTGAATCCGGTGCGGGACAACGGTGA
- a CDS encoding GNAT family N-acetyltransferase, whose protein sequence is MVGVTEVVTNTAPPLPDEAATAAAGAALASGVRIRTLAEVADLGAVSRLFESIWRPAPGNPLVTAELLRAMVSAGNYVAGAFDGPELLGACFGFFGEPAKGGLHSHIAGVATAGHGRGIGFALKLHQRAWALRQGVTEISWTFDPLVRRNAHFNLTKLAARPARYLPDFYGPMHDGINGAGDTDRLMVAWDLASPPVRTAAAGHPGRVDAAALRDGGAAVALAAGPDGGPATGAADAPVVLVAVPPDIEALRRTEPELGRAWRVALREVLGGLLEGGAAVTGFDRAGWYVVAKEHTS, encoded by the coding sequence ATGGTGGGCGTGACAGAAGTCGTGACGAACACAGCCCCGCCGCTTCCGGACGAGGCGGCGACCGCGGCGGCCGGTGCCGCCCTCGCCTCCGGCGTCCGGATCCGGACCCTGGCCGAGGTCGCCGACCTGGGCGCGGTGTCCCGCCTCTTCGAGTCGATCTGGCGGCCCGCGCCGGGAAACCCGCTCGTGACCGCCGAGCTGCTGCGGGCGATGGTCTCGGCGGGCAACTACGTGGCCGGGGCGTTCGACGGACCCGAGCTGCTCGGCGCCTGCTTCGGGTTCTTCGGCGAGCCCGCGAAGGGAGGACTGCACAGCCACATCGCCGGGGTCGCGACGGCCGGGCACGGCCGCGGCATCGGCTTCGCGCTCAAGCTGCACCAGCGCGCCTGGGCGCTGCGACAGGGCGTCACGGAGATCTCCTGGACGTTCGACCCGCTGGTGCGCCGCAACGCCCACTTCAACCTGACCAAGCTCGCCGCCCGCCCGGCGCGCTACCTGCCGGACTTCTACGGCCCGATGCACGACGGCATCAACGGCGCCGGCGACACCGACCGCCTGATGGTCGCCTGGGACCTGGCGAGCCCGCCGGTGCGCACGGCCGCCGCCGGCCACCCGGGCCGGGTGGACGCGGCGGCGCTGCGGGACGGCGGTGCCGCGGTCGCCCTCGCGGCGGGCCCGGACGGCGGGCCGGCCACCGGGGCCGCGGACGCGCCGGTGGTGCTGGTCGCCGTCCCGCCGGACATCGAAGCGCTCCGGCGGACCGAGCCGGAGCTCGGCCGGGCGTGGCGGGTCGCGCTGCGCGAGGTGCTCGGCGGCCTGCTCGAGGGCGGCGCCGCGGTCACCGGCTTCGACCGGGCCGGCTGGTACGTCGTCGCGAAGGAGCACACGTCGTGA
- the menC gene encoding o-succinylbenzoate synthase, translated as MKLTGVEIRRVRMPLVAPFRTSFGTQSARELLILRVVTSDGEGWGECGAMADPLYSPEYIDGVEHVLQAFLVPALLAAGDVTAHRVAPLLAKFKGHRMAKAALEMAVLDAELRAHGMSFGTALGSTQDTVACGVSVGIMDSIPQLVAAVGGYLDAGYLRIKLKIEPGWDVEPVRAVRERFGDDVLLQVDANTAYTLSDVPQLQKLDPFGLLLIEQPLEEEDVLGHAELARHLKTPICLDETVVSAASAVAAIRLGACRIVNIKPSRVGGYLEARRVHDVCVAHGVPVWCGGMLETGLGRAANVALASLPGFTLPGDTSASDRFYRTDITDPFVLEAGRLPVPSGPGLGVTPIPERLAEVTTAKSWLA; from the coding sequence GTGAAACTCACCGGTGTCGAGATCCGCCGCGTGCGGATGCCCCTGGTGGCCCCGTTCCGCACCTCGTTCGGGACGCAGTCCGCCCGCGAACTGCTGATCCTGCGCGTGGTCACCTCCGACGGCGAAGGCTGGGGCGAGTGCGGGGCGATGGCCGATCCGCTCTACTCGCCGGAGTACATCGACGGCGTCGAGCACGTCCTGCAGGCCTTCCTCGTGCCGGCCCTGCTGGCGGCCGGGGACGTCACGGCGCACCGGGTCGCGCCGCTGCTGGCGAAGTTCAAGGGCCACCGGATGGCCAAGGCCGCGCTGGAGATGGCGGTGCTCGACGCCGAGCTGCGGGCGCACGGCATGTCGTTCGGCACCGCCCTCGGGTCCACCCAGGACACCGTGGCGTGCGGGGTCTCGGTCGGGATCATGGACTCGATCCCGCAGCTGGTGGCCGCGGTCGGTGGCTACCTCGACGCCGGGTACCTCCGGATCAAGCTGAAGATCGAGCCCGGCTGGGACGTCGAGCCGGTCCGCGCGGTCCGCGAGCGCTTCGGCGACGACGTCCTGCTGCAGGTCGACGCGAACACCGCGTACACGCTCTCCGACGTCCCGCAGCTGCAGAAGCTCGACCCGTTCGGGCTGCTGCTGATCGAGCAGCCACTGGAAGAGGAGGACGTGCTCGGGCACGCGGAGCTGGCCCGGCACCTGAAGACGCCGATCTGCCTGGACGAGACCGTCGTCTCGGCGGCGTCGGCGGTGGCGGCGATCCGGCTCGGCGCCTGCCGGATCGTCAACATCAAGCCGAGCCGCGTCGGCGGCTACCTGGAGGCGCGGCGGGTGCACGACGTCTGCGTCGCGCACGGCGTCCCGGTCTGGTGCGGCGGGATGCTCGAAACCGGGCTGGGCCGCGCCGCCAACGTCGCGCTCGCGTCCCTGCCCGGGTTCACCCTGCCCGGTGACACGTCGGCGTCGGACCGGTTCTACCGCACCGACATCACCGACCCGTTCGTGCTCGAGGCCGGGCGGCTGCCGGTGCCGTCCGGGCCCGGGCTCGGCGTCACCCCGATCCCCGAGCGGCTGGCCGAGGTGACCACCGCGAAGTCCTGGCTCGCCTAG
- a CDS encoding serine hydrolase, with translation MSKLPELAAWLEHRLPALLAEHHVPGAAVAVYAGGEVVDHAAGVLNTATGVEADVDSLFQIGSITKVWTATLAMQLVDDGLLDLDQPVRKYLPEFVLGDEDAAARITVRQLLCHTAGFEGDIFTDTGRGDDCVEKYVATLGDVPQLFPPGEMFSYNNAAFCVLGRVVEVLRGNSYGDCLQEHLFTPLGLTHAAPSPYEAIRFRAALGHLTAEPGADPEPAGMWALAPSNAPAGAMLAMRPRDLVTFAAMHLRDGEAADGTRVLSAPSARAMRERAVELPDLGLFGDAWGLGWSLFDWPGGEVVGHDGGTIGQSAYLRVAPEHGVAVALLTNGGDTIPVYAEVLGHVLRELTGIELPAPPMPDPAAPRVDASRYVGEYSSSVADIVVSQDDDGRVWVERVPKGIFAELAKPEKTELVAMNGDTLILAEPMQGMYVPHAFVGDDGTGRALYLHTGRADRRVTA, from the coding sequence ATGTCGAAACTCCCCGAACTCGCCGCCTGGCTCGAACACCGCCTCCCCGCACTGCTGGCCGAGCACCACGTGCCCGGCGCGGCCGTCGCCGTGTACGCCGGCGGTGAGGTCGTCGACCACGCCGCCGGGGTGCTCAACACCGCCACCGGCGTCGAAGCCGACGTCGACTCGCTGTTCCAGATCGGCTCGATCACCAAGGTCTGGACGGCCACCCTGGCCATGCAGCTGGTCGACGACGGCCTGCTCGACCTCGACCAGCCGGTCCGGAAGTACCTGCCGGAGTTCGTCCTCGGCGACGAGGACGCGGCCGCGCGGATCACCGTCCGGCAGCTGCTGTGCCACACCGCCGGCTTCGAAGGCGACATCTTCACCGACACCGGCCGCGGCGACGACTGCGTCGAAAAGTACGTCGCCACCCTCGGCGACGTGCCCCAGCTGTTCCCGCCGGGCGAAATGTTCTCCTACAACAACGCCGCGTTCTGCGTGCTCGGCCGGGTCGTCGAAGTGCTGCGGGGCAACAGCTACGGCGACTGCCTGCAGGAGCACCTGTTCACCCCGCTCGGCCTGACGCACGCCGCACCGAGCCCGTACGAGGCGATCCGGTTCCGCGCCGCGCTCGGGCACCTGACGGCCGAGCCCGGCGCCGACCCGGAACCCGCGGGCATGTGGGCGCTGGCGCCGTCCAACGCCCCGGCCGGCGCGATGCTCGCGATGCGCCCGCGTGACCTCGTCACGTTCGCCGCGATGCACCTGCGGGACGGCGAAGCCGCGGACGGCACCCGCGTGCTGAGCGCGCCGAGCGCCCGCGCGATGCGGGAACGCGCGGTCGAGCTGCCGGACCTCGGCCTCTTCGGCGACGCGTGGGGGCTGGGCTGGTCGCTGTTCGACTGGCCGGGCGGGGAGGTCGTCGGCCACGACGGCGGGACGATCGGCCAGTCCGCGTACCTGCGGGTCGCCCCCGAGCACGGCGTCGCGGTGGCCCTGCTGACCAACGGCGGCGACACGATCCCGGTCTACGCCGAGGTTCTCGGGCACGTCCTGCGCGAGCTGACCGGCATCGAGCTGCCCGCGCCGCCGATGCCGGACCCGGCCGCCCCGCGCGTCGACGCTTCGCGGTACGTGGGCGAGTACTCGTCGTCGGTGGCGGACATCGTGGTCAGCCAGGACGACGACGGCCGCGTCTGGGTCGAGCGCGTCCCCAAGGGCATCTTCGCCGAGCTGGCCAAGCCGGAGAAGACCGAGCTGGTCGCGATGAACGGCGACACGCTGATCCTGGCCGAGCCGATGCAGGGCATGTACGTCCCGCACGCGTTCGTCGGGGACGACGGCACCGGGCGCGCGCTGTACCTGCACACCGGCCGCGCCGACCGGCGGGTGACCGCGTGA
- a CDS encoding serine hydrolase produces the protein MSAVEAEIAAVFAEAGARGFLHAREIGGGPEVAVDADDPVVLASVFKIPVAVAYAREVAAGRLDETARTRVGSRYRIGGIGTAGCADDVEMSWRDLALFMLTMSDNAATDVVYHRVGAAAVDRVAADLGLRRTRLIGCCEDLFASVLADLGAAGDADLDEVFASATPEQTWKLAVLDPERTTSSTPREITELLDAIWTDRAGEPAACERVRSMMARQIWPHRLSSGFPADVTIAAKTGTLPAVRNEAGVVSGPDGRRFAVAVFTRAHSLAERQPAVDAAIGKAGRLAVDHLRKETP, from the coding sequence GTGAGCGCGGTCGAAGCGGAGATCGCCGCCGTCTTCGCCGAGGCGGGCGCGCGCGGGTTCCTGCACGCGCGGGAGATCGGCGGCGGCCCGGAGGTGGCCGTCGACGCGGACGACCCGGTGGTGCTGGCGTCGGTGTTCAAGATCCCGGTCGCCGTCGCCTACGCCCGCGAGGTGGCCGCGGGACGGCTGGACGAGACGGCCCGCACCCGCGTCGGCTCGCGCTACCGCATCGGCGGCATCGGCACCGCGGGCTGCGCCGACGACGTGGAGATGAGCTGGCGGGACCTGGCGCTGTTCATGCTGACGATGAGCGACAACGCCGCCACCGACGTCGTCTACCACCGCGTCGGGGCGGCCGCCGTCGACCGCGTGGCCGCCGACCTCGGCCTGCGCCGGACCCGGCTGATCGGCTGCTGCGAGGACCTGTTCGCTTCGGTGCTGGCGGACCTCGGCGCGGCCGGCGACGCCGACCTGGACGAGGTGTTCGCCTCGGCGACACCCGAGCAGACGTGGAAGCTCGCGGTGCTGGACCCCGAGCGCACGACGTCGTCCACGCCCCGCGAGATCACCGAGCTGCTGGACGCGATCTGGACCGATCGCGCCGGCGAACCCGCGGCGTGCGAACGGGTCCGCTCGATGATGGCACGGCAGATCTGGCCGCACCGGTTGTCGTCCGGATTCCCTGCGGACGTCACGATCGCGGCCAAGACCGGCACCCTGCCGGCGGTCCGCAACGAAGCCGGTGTCGTGTCCGGCCCGGACGGCCGCCGGTTCGCCGTCGCGGTCTTCACCCGCGCGCACTCCCTTGCCGAACGGCAACCCGCCGTCGACGCGGCGATCGGCAAGGCCGGTCGCCTCGCCGTGGACCACCTCCGGAAGGAAACACCATGA